The Toxorhynchites rutilus septentrionalis strain SRP chromosome 3, ASM2978413v1, whole genome shotgun sequence genome includes a region encoding these proteins:
- the LOC129779943 gene encoding U6 snRNA-associated Sm-like protein LSm3 encodes MAEEEQMPIIPVKEPLDLIRLSLDEKIYVKMRNERELRGRLHAFDQHLNMVLGDAEETVTTVEIDEETYEEVYKTTKRTIPMLFVRGDGVILVSPPMRVGN; translated from the exons ATGGCCGAAGAGGAGCAG atgCCAATCATACCGGTAAAAGAGCCGCTGGATCTGATTCGACTCAGCTTGGATGAAAAGATTTATGTTAAGATGAGAAATGAACGAGAGTTGCGTGGACGATTGCAT GCTTTCGATCAGCATTTAAACATGGTTCTGGGTGACGCCGAGGAAACAGTGACCACAGTGGAAATTGATGAGGAAACCTACGAGGAAGTGTATAAGACTACCAAGCGTACCATACCGATGCTGTTTGTCCGAGGGGATGGCGTAATTTTGGTTTCTCCTCCTATGCGAGTGGGTAATTAA
- the LOC129779940 gene encoding glyoxylate reductase/hydroxypyruvate reductase, translating to MNIFLQPRYLRKVSNLVSTALVVSQNALAVVSSQRDYCYFNMKPKVYVTRNDYARIGLDLLKEECNVSTWDEAYPVPRDEFLKNVVGKDAIFCSLNDRIDKELLDQAGPSLKVVCTISVGFDHIDVKECRDRGIRIGYTPDVLTDATAELTVALLLATARRLIEANKEAHNGGWKSWSPMWMCGTGIKDSTVGIFGFGRIGQEVAKRLIPFKPAQIQFTSRTDKCLTAEELGVSQVPFDELVETSDFLIIACSYNTQTANLFDDSVFSRMKPSTILINTSRGGVVEQHDLIHALKAGKIRAAGLDVTTPEPLPIDSPLLQMSNVVILPHIGSADVETRTEMSRITACNILAGLKGVKMISEI from the exons ATGAATATTTTTCTCCAACCACGATACCTACGGAAAGTGTCAAACCTGGTCAGTACTGCCCTGGTCGTAAGTCAAAACGCACTAGCAGTGGTCTCATCGCAGCGGGATTACTGCTATTTCAACATGAAGCCCAAGGTCTACGTCACAAGGAATGATTACGCTCGTATCGGATTGGATCTGCTGAAGGAAGA ATGCAACGTTTCGACATGGGACGAAGCTTATCCGGTGCCGCGAGATGAGTTTCTGAAAAATGTAGTCGGCAAAGATGCAATCTTTTGTTCGCTGAACGATCGTATCGATAAGGAACTGTTGGATCAGGCTGGTCCCAGCTTGAAGGTTGTTTGCACCATTTCGGTGGG CTTCGACCATATTGACGTGAAGGAGTGTCGCGATCGTGGCATCCGTATTGGATATACCCCCGATGTGTTAACGGATGCCACAGCCGAGCTTACGGTAGCCCTACTTCTGGCAACTGCCCGACGTTTGATAGAGGCTAATAAGGAAGCCCATAATGGTGGATGGAAGAGTTGGTCACCGATGTGGATGTGTGGAACGGGAATAAAAGATTCAACCGTTGGTATTTTCGGATTCGGGCGAATCGGCCAGGAGGTTGCGAAGCGTTTGATTCCTTTCAAACCAGCCCAAATACAGTTCACTAGCCGTACTGACAAATGCCTCACGGCAGAAGAGCTCGGGGTCAGTCAGGTTCCCTTTGATGAACTCGTTGAAACCAGCGATTTTCTGATCATTGCCTGCTCGTATAATACGCAAACCGCTAACCTGTTCGACGATTCCGTTTTCTCACGAATGAAACCCTCCACGATACTCATCAATACAAGCCGTGGAGGTGTTGTCGAACAGCATGATCTGATACATGCTCTGAAGGCGGGAAAAATCAGGGCAGCCGGATTAGATGTGACAACGCCCGAGCCATTGCCAATCGATAGTCCCTTGCTGCAAATGAGCAATGTTGTCATATTGCCACATATAGGCAGCGCAGATGTAGAAACTCGCACGGAAATGTCCCGTATTACCGCATGTAACATCTTGGCTGGGTTGAAAGGCGTGAAAATGATTTCGGAAATATAA